Below is a genomic region from Delftia tsuruhatensis.
CCGGCGCCCAGGGCCATGCCGCCCAGGCCCAGCGCGCCGCGCAGCAGGCTGCGCCGCCGGCGGGCGCGGGCCTCGGCCCGGCCCATCGCCTCGCTCATGGCTTCGCCCATCCGTCCCGCCGTGCCAGGCCGCAGCGGCGACAGCATCTGCTGCAGCGGGCCGTGCAGTTGCTCCCAGGCCGAACGGTGGCGGGCATCGGCCTGCAGCCAGTGCTCGAAGCCCTGGCGCTCGCTGGCGCTGACTTCGCCGGAGTTCAGCGTCACCAGCCAGCCCACGGCCGCTTCGGTCGCGGCATCGAGGGCCGCGCCTTGCACTGCCGCCATGCTCAGCGCCCGCGCGCGGCAGCGATGCCGGCCTGCTGCTGCGCCAGCGCCACCGCAATGCGCCGAAAGCCTTCCGCCATGTGGCGGCGCACGGTGCTCACGGAAATCTCCAGCCGGTCCGCGATCGCCTGGTAGGTCAGGCCATCGAGCTGGCTCAGCAAAAAGGCCTGGCGCGCCTTCAGCGGCAGGCCGTCCAGCGCCTGGGCGATGTGCTCCAGCGTCTCCAGCAGCACGGCACGCTCCTCCGGCGAGGGTGCCAGCGCCTCGGGCTGCAGGGCCAGCGTCTCCAGGTAGGCGCGCTCCAGCTCACGGCGGCGCCACAGCGTGAACAGCAGGCGCTTGGCGATGGTGGTCAGGAAGGCGCGCGGCTCGTGCACCGGCCCCGCCGCACGCGCGGCCACCACGCGCACGAAGGTCTCGGACGCCACGTCCTGCGCCTCGGCCGTGTCGCGCAGCCGCGCCTTCAGGCGCGACAGCAGCCAGGTGTGGTGGCCCACGTACAGCTGATGGACCTGGAGCATGGGGTCGGGGGGCGTGTGGGGCACGGACATGATGGGGCGGTATTCTATCCGCCGCGAATAGGAATGGTTTGCATTCCAACATTCGCCATTGCCGCAGCCGACGGACCACGCAAGCGCCCAGGCACTGCCCGCGCGCCCCGCAGCGCGCCCGGCCCTCAGACGCTCTGCAGCCCCGACCGGTCCAGCGACTCGGCAGCTGCCAGGGCACGCTCTTTTTCCTGCAGGAACGCCGATGTGCAAAGGCCCGATACCGATTGGATCAGCCGCTCGTCGGCGCCATCGTAGGCATGCCGATGGTGCAGCAGGTTGAGCGAGCCGATGACCTGGCCGTCAAACCAGATGGGCAGATTCAGCACGGAGTGCAGGCCATGCCCGATCAGCCACTCGGCCTCCGAGAAAACGGTGCGCAGGTCGTTCTCGTCGCTGCCGATATAGGGCAGCCCCTGGTCCAGGACCCTGGCCGACCACGGCCCTTTGCCTGTGGCCTTGAAGCCGCCCGGCGGGCTCACCCGCGCATCGGTCGAGAAAATGCGGCGCATGAGGCGCAGCTCTTGCAGGTACACCAGGCCGGTCAGCAGGCGGTAGCCAAGGACGGCATTGGCCAAGCGCGAAATCTCGGACCATCGGGCCTCATCGCCCTGCGCCCGGCCCAAGGCCTGGGCGGCCCGGGCCAGGCTCGCCCAAGCATGCTCGCCGTTCATTCGTTGATGCCTTCCAAAGCCACGCCCCGCATGTCCTTGCCGAAGAAAAGGATGCCCAAGCCTCCGATGAGGAGAACCGAGGTGATCATGACGAACACCCCGCCAAAACCCAGCA
It encodes:
- a CDS encoding GAF domain-containing protein, translating into MNGEHAWASLARAAQALGRAQGDEARWSEISRLANAVLGYRLLTGLVYLQELRLMRRIFSTDARVSPPGGFKATGKGPWSARVLDQGLPYIGSDENDLRTVFSEAEWLIGHGLHSVLNLPIWFDGQVIGSLNLLHHRHAYDGADERLIQSVSGLCTSAFLQEKERALAAAESLDRSGLQSV
- a CDS encoding sigma-70 family RNA polymerase sigma factor, with product MLQVHQLYVGHHTWLLSRLKARLRDTAEAQDVASETFVRVVAARAAGPVHEPRAFLTTIAKRLLFTLWRRRELERAYLETLALQPEALAPSPEERAVLLETLEHIAQALDGLPLKARQAFLLSQLDGLTYQAIADRLEISVSTVRRHMAEGFRRIAVALAQQQAGIAAARGR